In one Podarcis muralis chromosome 7, rPodMur119.hap1.1, whole genome shotgun sequence genomic region, the following are encoded:
- the NFAT5 gene encoding nuclear factor of activated T-cells 5 isoform X4: MVPSSARGRAEERASPEQLRRPSARPSSRLEPRRRPWHDVAAMRSMLADESAFCAAPLHDWPWSAFGGRAVVAAPPESVYDLLPKELQLPPSRELSVASMSQTSGGEAGSPPPGVVAADASSAPSSSSMGGACSSFTTSSSPTIYSTSVTDSKAMQVESCSSAMGVSNRGVSDKQLTNNTAQQQQQQSTPKRHTVLYITPPPEDLLDNSRMSCQDEGCGLESEQSCSMWMEDSPSNFSNMSTSSYNDNTEVPRKSRKRNPKQRPGIKRRDCEESTMDIFDADSAKAPHYVLSQLSTDSKSNSKAGNGTSETPKTTGGKKSPMLCGQYPGKSEGKELKIMVQPETQHRARYLTEGSRGSVKDRTQQGFPTVKLEGHNEAVTLQVFVGNDSGRVKPHGFYQACRVTGRNTTPCKEVDIEGTTVIEVGLDPNNNMTLAVDCVGILKLRNADVEARIGIAGSKKKSTRARLVFRVNITRKDGSILTLQTPSSPILCTQPAGVPEILKKSLHSCSVKGEEEVFLIGKNFLKGTKVIFQENMSDENSWKGEAEIDMELFHQNHLIVKVPPYHDQQITAPVSVGIYVVTNAGRSHDIQPFTYTPDTSGTLNVNVKQEIPSPTQPCSFDDAIKVNTSGCNLDKVNILPSALITPLRPNSVIKSEEAAPMALTAEKRAPPVFKATSVVGPPQATLETNMSSILGNGTFSSSASHLAPESENQQLQPKVYTPEAMPSLQAQDLAQPGSFPAGSGPNQLQNSDTLLQQASQFPTRESQPREVLQPESAVMTLSQLTEASQQQSPLQESAQVLQQQMSSNLFSSASSVSQLQNTIQQLQAGNFQSSTASSNHGSVDLVQQVLEAQQQLSSVLFSGSDNEDVQEQINVEIFQQVSQIQNGVSQGMFSASDTVHSRAEDLLSGRSENVHPQSESSLSSQQQQQQQQQQAMETSAAMVIEIQQGLCQAASQMQSDMFSTSSSGNRNIQQSPVYQQTSHLMGALTTNEDIQMQCELFSPASVSGNEAGTPSQQQQQQQQQQQQQQVVPANGPSMFQSSGSAEGEEAPGQTKQMQSNVFQAMVQMQHSGENQAQVSLFSSSESMMAVQDNGTQQQQQQTGSLFQQSGELMSLQSGSFLQQASHSQAQLFHSQSPIGDAQNISQETQSALFHSQSSASSSEQLQPPMFHSQSPMGVVQDQQASNLFLPQSSVAQEEQMPFFATQNSISPLQTSANAEQQSTFQQQQAQLSHLQSPMLAQEQSQQQQQSMFQSQVPQNQQGAMFQPQHSMVALQNSTPSQEQQQQQQNLRFSNQNSMGPMTSQKQNMMYNPNPNPMASQEQQQQQQQQQQQSQSLFHPQSSMAPMNQDQQPMQFQNQSPGSNQAESQQQPALFHNSPQIQLVQGSSSSQEQPVTLFISSTSMSALQNSMNQQELQQPSLYSSPNNMAGIQGASSPPQQQQQQQAALFHNTPGSGSMNQLQNSSASSRQTSGIFLFGIQDNCGQLLTSGPTSMSDQMITISQPQGEAQSSVTTLLSQQMSESPQLSSAMTTNQNMKKIDDLLVSLQNQGNNNMAGSF; encoded by the exons aatCTGTCTATGACCTTCTCCCAAAGGAGCTGCAGTTACCACCTTCCAGAGAACTCTCTGTAGCATCCATGAGTCAAACAAGTGGTGGTGAGGCAGGTTCGCCCCCTCCGGGTGTAGTTGCTGCTG ATGCTTCTtcagctccctcctcttcctccatgggCGGTGCTTGCAGCTCCTTTACCACCTCTTCCAGTCCCACCATTTACTCTACCTCAGTCACTGACAGCAAAGCTATGCAAGTGGAGAGCTGCTCCTCAGCCATGGGGGTAAGTAACCGAGGGGTAAGTGACAAGCAGTTAACCAATAACAcagcccagcagcagcaacaacagtccACACCGAAGAGGCACACAGTCCTGTACATCACACCACCACCGGAGGACTTGCTGGACAACAGCCGGATGTCCTGCCAGGATGAGGGGTGCGGATTGGAATCTGAGCAAAGCTGCAGTATGTGGATGGAGGATTCCCCCTCCAACTTCAGTAACATGAGCACCAGTTCCTACAATGATAACACTGAGGTGCCACGTAAATCACGTAAACGAAATCCAAAGCAGAGACCGGGGATCAAACGGCGAGATTGTGAAGAGTCAACCATGGATATCTTTGATGCTGACAGTGCCAAAGCGCCTCATTATGTCCTTTCTCAGCTCAGCACGGACAGCAAAAGCAACTCGAAAGCAGGAAATGG AACATCAGAAAccccaaaaacaactggaggcaaGAAGAGTCCTATGTTATGTGGTCAGTACCCTGGTAAAAGTGAAGGCAAGGAGCTGAAGATAATGGTGCAGCCAGAGACACAGCACAGAGCTCGCTACCTAACTGAGGGCAGTCGGGGCTCGGTGAAAGACAGAACACAACAAGGATTCCCCACCGTAAAG CTGGAAGGTCACAATGAGGCTGTGACACTGCAGGTCTTTGTGGGGAATGACTCTGGTCGGGTGAAACCTCATGGATTCTATCAGGCCTGCAGGGTTACAGGACGAAACACCACACCCTGCAAAGAAGTTGACATAGAGGGTACCACCGTCATTGAGGTGGGCTTGGATCCAAACAACAACATGACCCTGGC GGTGGACTGTGTTGGAATACTGAAACTGAGAAATGCAGATGTTGAAGCTCGAATAGGCATCGCTGGCtccaagaaaaaaagcactcgGGCCAGGCTAGTGTTCCGTGTTAACATCACTCGGAAGGATGGTTCCATTCTGACCCTGCAGACGCCGTCCTCACCAATTCTGTGCA CTCAGCCAGCTGGTGTACCAGAGATTCTAAAGAAAAGCCTGCACAGTTGTTCTgtgaagggagaagaggaagtcTTTTTAATTGGCAAGAACTTTCTGAAGGGAACAAAAGTGATCTTTCAAGAGAATATGTCTG ATGAAAACTCTTGGAAAGGGGAAGCAGAAATTGACATGGAGCTGTTTCATCAG AATCATCTAATTGTGAAGGTGCCGCCATATCACGACCAGCAAATAACTGCCCCGGTTTCTGTGGGGATCTATGTGGTGACCAATGCTGGAAGATCACATGACATACAGCCATTTACTTACACTCCTGATACAT CTGGTACTCTGAATGTGAACGTGAAGCAGGAAATACCCAGTCCAACCCAGCCTTGCTCTTTTGATGATGCTATCAAAG TGAACACCAGTGGCTGTAACCTGGACAAGGTAAATATTCTTCCCAGTGCCTTGATAACGCCACTCAGGCCAAACAGTGTGATCAAGAGTGAAGAGGCTGCTCCCATGGCACTTACAGCTGAAAAAAGGGCTCCTCCAGTCTTTAAG GCAACAAGTGTAGTTGGACCACCCCAAGCCACATTGGAAACCAACATGTCCAGTATATTGGGCAATGGCACtttctcctcttctgcttctcacTTAGCACCAGAGAGTGAAAATCAGCAGCTGCAGCCAAAGGTATATACTCCAGAGGCAATGCCCTCCCTCCAGGCACAGGACCTTGCCCAGCCTGGCAGCTTCCCTGCAGGTTCTGGTCCAAATCAGCTGCAAAACAGTGACACCTTGTTGCAGCAGGCATCCCAGTTCCCCACCAGGGAGTCCCAGCCGAGAGAGGTGTTGCAGCCAGAGAGTGCAGTCATGACTTTGTCTCAGTTGACAGAGGCGTCCCAGCAGCAGTCACCACTCCAGGAATCGGCACAAGTGTTGCAGCAGCAGATGTCGTCAAACCTTTTCTCATCGGCCAGCAGTGTGAGTCAGCTGCAGAACACAATTCAACAACTGCAAGCAGGGAACTTTCAGTCTAGCACTGCCAGCAGCAACCATGGAAGTGTAGATTTGGTCCAGCAGGTCCTGGAAGCCCAGCAGCAGCTGTCGTCTGTCTTGTTCTCTGGGTCTGACAATGAGGATGTTCAAGAGCAAATCAATGTAGAGATTTTTCAGCAGGTTAGCCAGATCCAAAATGGAGTCAGCCAAGGGATGTTTTCCGCCTCTGACACTGTCCATTCAAGGGCTGAGGACCTTCTCTCTGGGAGAAGTGAGAATGTCCATCCACAATCTGAAAGttctttgtccagccagcagcagcagcagcagcagcagcagcaagcaatgGAGACTTCTGCAGCTATGGTGATTGAGATTCAGCAAGGCCTCTGCCAGGCAGCAAGTCAGATGCAGTCTGACATGTTCTCAACCTCCTCTTCGGGAAATAGAAACATCCAGCAGTCCCCAGTGTACCAACAAACTTCTCACCTGATGGGTGCACTGACAACAAATGAAGACATACAGATGCAGTGTGAGCTATTCTCACCCGCCAGTGTTTCTGGTAATGAAGCTGGTACTccatcgcagcagcagcagcagcagcagcagcagcagcagcagcagcaggtggtgccTGCCAACGGCCCTTCCATGTTTCAGTCTTCTGGCTCTGCCGAAGGTGAAGAAGCTCCAGGTCAGACCAAACAGATGCAGAGCAATGTATTTCAAGCTATGGTTCAAATGCAGCACAGCGGGGAGAATCAGGCGCAGGtcagcctcttctcctcctcaGAAAGCATGATGGCCGTTCAGGACAACGgaacacagcagcaacagcagcaaactgggagCCTCTTTCAGCAGAGTGGGGAGTTGATGTCTCTCCAGTCTGGAAGCTTCTTGCAGCAGGCTTCCCATTCACAGGCTCAGCTTTTTCACTCACAGAGCCCTATTGGGGATGCTCAGAACATCTCGCAGGAGACCCAAAGTGCTCTCTTCCACAGCCAGAGCTCTGCCTCTTCCTCAGAGCAGCTGCAGCCTCCAATGTTCCACTCCCAGAGTCCCATGGGTGTGGTTCAGGACCAGCAGGCAAGCAACCTATTCCTTCCCCAGAGCTCAGTTGCACAGGAGGAACAGATGCCCTTCTTTGCCACACAGAATTCCATTTCTCCACTGCAGACATCTGCCAATGCTGAGCAGCAGTCGAcattccagcagcagcaggctcAGCTCTCACACCTCCAGAGCCCTATGCTTGCCCAAGAGcagtcccagcaacagcagcagagcaTGTTCCAATCACAGGTGCCCCAAAACCAGCAAGGAGCCATGTTCCAACCACAGCATTCTATGGTGGCTCTTCAGAACAGCACACCCtcccaagagcagcagcagcagcagcagaatttgAGGTTCAGCAATCAGAATTCCATGGGCCCTATGACATCCCAGAAGCAGAACATGATGtacaacccaaaccctaacccaatggccagccaggagcagcagcagcaacaacaacaacaacaacaacaaagccagtcTCTCTTCCACCCACAAAGCAGCATGGCACCAATGAATCAGGATCAGCAACCCATGCAGTTTCAGAACCAGAGCCCAGGCTCTAATCAAGCTGAGTCACAGCAGCAGCCTGCCTTATTCCACAACTCACCCCAGATCCAGCTAGTCCAAGGATCCTCCAGCTCTCAGGAGCAACCTGTCACCCTCTTCATATCATCAACTTCCATGTCTGCCTTGCAAAACAGCATGAACCAGCAAGAGTTGCAGCAGCCCTCCCTCTACTCTTCACCAAACAATATGGCTGGCATCCAGGGAGCTTCTTCAcccccgcagcagcagcagcagcagcaggctgctTTGTTCCATAACACACCTGGAAGTGGTTCCATGAACCAACTGCAGAATTCCTCTGCTTCATCTCGGCAGACCTCTGGAATATTCCTGTTTGGCATCCAAGATA ACTGTGGCCAGCTCTTAACATCTGGACCCACTTCAATGTCAGATCAGATGATCACAATAAGCCAGCCACAGGGTGAAGCACAGTCATCAGTCACAACTCTGCTATCCCAGCAGATGTCTGAAAGCCCCCAGCTGTCTTCTGCTATGACCACCAATCAGAATATGAAGAAGATTGATGACCTGCTAGTGTCTCTACAAAACCAGGGGAACAACAACATGGCTGGCTCCTTCTAA
- the NFAT5 gene encoding nuclear factor of activated T-cells 5 isoform X2 translates to MSQTSGGEAGSPPPGVVAADASSAPSSSSMGGACSSFTTSSSPTIYSTSVTDSKAMQVESCSSAMGVSNRGVSDKQLTNNTAQQQQQQSTPKRHTVLYITPPPEDLLDNSRMSCQDEGCGLESEQSCSMWMEDSPSNFSNMSTSSYNDNTEVPRKSRKRNPKQRPGIKRRDCEESTMDIFDADSAKAPHYVLSQLSTDSKSNSKAGNGTSETPKTTGGKKSPMLCGQYPGKSEGKELKIMVQPETQHRARYLTEGSRGSVKDRTQQGFPTVKLEGHNEAVTLQVFVGNDSGRVKPHGFYQACRVTGRNTTPCKEVDIEGTTVIEVGLDPNNNMTLAVDCVGILKLRNADVEARIGIAGSKKKSTRARLVFRVNITRKDGSILTLQTPSSPILCTQPAGVPEILKKSLHSCSVKGEEEVFLIGKNFLKGTKVIFQENMSDENSWKGEAEIDMELFHQNHLIVKVPPYHDQQITAPVSVGIYVVTNAGRSHDIQPFTYTPDTSGTLNVNVKQEIPSPTQPCSFDDAIKVNTSGCNLDKVNILPSALITPLRPNSVIKSEEAAPMALTAEKRAPPVFKATSVVGPPQATLETNMSSILGNGTFSSSASHLAPESENQQLQPKVYTPEAMPSLQAQDLAQPGSFPAGSGPNQLQNSDTLLQQASQFPTRESQPREVLQPESAVMTLSQLTEASQQQSPLQESAQVLQQQMSSNLFSSASSVSQLQNTIQQLQAGNFQSSTASSNHGSVDLVQQVLEAQQQLSSVLFSGSDNEDVQEQINVEIFQQVSQIQNGVSQGMFSASDTVHSRAEDLLSGRSENVHPQSESSLSSQQQQQQQQQQAMETSAAMVIEIQQGLCQAASQMQSDMFSTSSSGNRNIQQSPVYQQTSHLMGALTTNEDIQMQCELFSPASVSGNEAGTPSQQQQQQQQQQQQQQVVPANGPSMFQSSGSAEGEEAPGQTKQMQSNVFQAMVQMQHSGENQAQVSLFSSSESMMAVQDNGTQQQQQQTGSLFQQSGELMSLQSGSFLQQASHSQAQLFHSQSPIGDAQNISQETQSALFHSQSSASSSEQLQPPMFHSQSPMGVVQDQQASNLFLPQSSVAQEEQMPFFATQNSISPLQTSANAEQQSTFQQQQAQLSHLQSPMLAQEQSQQQQQSMFQSQVPQNQQGAMFQPQHSMVALQNSTPSQEQQQQQQNLRFSNQNSMGPMTSQKQNMMYNPNPNPMASQEQQQQQQQQQQQSQSLFHPQSSMAPMNQDQQPMQFQNQSPGSNQAESQQQPALFHNSPQIQLVQGSSSSQEQPVTLFISSTSMSALQNSMNQQELQQPSLYSSPNNMAGIQGASSPPQQQQQQQAALFHNTPGSGSMNQLQNSSASSRQTSGIFLFGIQDNCGQLLTSGPTSMSDQMITISQPQGEAQSSVTTLLSQQMSESPQLSSAMTTNQNMKKIDDLLVSLQNQGNNNMAGSF, encoded by the exons ATGAGTCAAACAAGTGGTGGTGAGGCAGGTTCGCCCCCTCCGGGTGTAGTTGCTGCTG ATGCTTCTtcagctccctcctcttcctccatgggCGGTGCTTGCAGCTCCTTTACCACCTCTTCCAGTCCCACCATTTACTCTACCTCAGTCACTGACAGCAAAGCTATGCAAGTGGAGAGCTGCTCCTCAGCCATGGGGGTAAGTAACCGAGGGGTAAGTGACAAGCAGTTAACCAATAACAcagcccagcagcagcaacaacagtccACACCGAAGAGGCACACAGTCCTGTACATCACACCACCACCGGAGGACTTGCTGGACAACAGCCGGATGTCCTGCCAGGATGAGGGGTGCGGATTGGAATCTGAGCAAAGCTGCAGTATGTGGATGGAGGATTCCCCCTCCAACTTCAGTAACATGAGCACCAGTTCCTACAATGATAACACTGAGGTGCCACGTAAATCACGTAAACGAAATCCAAAGCAGAGACCGGGGATCAAACGGCGAGATTGTGAAGAGTCAACCATGGATATCTTTGATGCTGACAGTGCCAAAGCGCCTCATTATGTCCTTTCTCAGCTCAGCACGGACAGCAAAAGCAACTCGAAAGCAGGAAATGG AACATCAGAAAccccaaaaacaactggaggcaaGAAGAGTCCTATGTTATGTGGTCAGTACCCTGGTAAAAGTGAAGGCAAGGAGCTGAAGATAATGGTGCAGCCAGAGACACAGCACAGAGCTCGCTACCTAACTGAGGGCAGTCGGGGCTCGGTGAAAGACAGAACACAACAAGGATTCCCCACCGTAAAG CTGGAAGGTCACAATGAGGCTGTGACACTGCAGGTCTTTGTGGGGAATGACTCTGGTCGGGTGAAACCTCATGGATTCTATCAGGCCTGCAGGGTTACAGGACGAAACACCACACCCTGCAAAGAAGTTGACATAGAGGGTACCACCGTCATTGAGGTGGGCTTGGATCCAAACAACAACATGACCCTGGC GGTGGACTGTGTTGGAATACTGAAACTGAGAAATGCAGATGTTGAAGCTCGAATAGGCATCGCTGGCtccaagaaaaaaagcactcgGGCCAGGCTAGTGTTCCGTGTTAACATCACTCGGAAGGATGGTTCCATTCTGACCCTGCAGACGCCGTCCTCACCAATTCTGTGCA CTCAGCCAGCTGGTGTACCAGAGATTCTAAAGAAAAGCCTGCACAGTTGTTCTgtgaagggagaagaggaagtcTTTTTAATTGGCAAGAACTTTCTGAAGGGAACAAAAGTGATCTTTCAAGAGAATATGTCTG ATGAAAACTCTTGGAAAGGGGAAGCAGAAATTGACATGGAGCTGTTTCATCAG AATCATCTAATTGTGAAGGTGCCGCCATATCACGACCAGCAAATAACTGCCCCGGTTTCTGTGGGGATCTATGTGGTGACCAATGCTGGAAGATCACATGACATACAGCCATTTACTTACACTCCTGATACAT CTGGTACTCTGAATGTGAACGTGAAGCAGGAAATACCCAGTCCAACCCAGCCTTGCTCTTTTGATGATGCTATCAAAG TGAACACCAGTGGCTGTAACCTGGACAAGGTAAATATTCTTCCCAGTGCCTTGATAACGCCACTCAGGCCAAACAGTGTGATCAAGAGTGAAGAGGCTGCTCCCATGGCACTTACAGCTGAAAAAAGGGCTCCTCCAGTCTTTAAG GCAACAAGTGTAGTTGGACCACCCCAAGCCACATTGGAAACCAACATGTCCAGTATATTGGGCAATGGCACtttctcctcttctgcttctcacTTAGCACCAGAGAGTGAAAATCAGCAGCTGCAGCCAAAGGTATATACTCCAGAGGCAATGCCCTCCCTCCAGGCACAGGACCTTGCCCAGCCTGGCAGCTTCCCTGCAGGTTCTGGTCCAAATCAGCTGCAAAACAGTGACACCTTGTTGCAGCAGGCATCCCAGTTCCCCACCAGGGAGTCCCAGCCGAGAGAGGTGTTGCAGCCAGAGAGTGCAGTCATGACTTTGTCTCAGTTGACAGAGGCGTCCCAGCAGCAGTCACCACTCCAGGAATCGGCACAAGTGTTGCAGCAGCAGATGTCGTCAAACCTTTTCTCATCGGCCAGCAGTGTGAGTCAGCTGCAGAACACAATTCAACAACTGCAAGCAGGGAACTTTCAGTCTAGCACTGCCAGCAGCAACCATGGAAGTGTAGATTTGGTCCAGCAGGTCCTGGAAGCCCAGCAGCAGCTGTCGTCTGTCTTGTTCTCTGGGTCTGACAATGAGGATGTTCAAGAGCAAATCAATGTAGAGATTTTTCAGCAGGTTAGCCAGATCCAAAATGGAGTCAGCCAAGGGATGTTTTCCGCCTCTGACACTGTCCATTCAAGGGCTGAGGACCTTCTCTCTGGGAGAAGTGAGAATGTCCATCCACAATCTGAAAGttctttgtccagccagcagcagcagcagcagcagcagcagcaagcaatgGAGACTTCTGCAGCTATGGTGATTGAGATTCAGCAAGGCCTCTGCCAGGCAGCAAGTCAGATGCAGTCTGACATGTTCTCAACCTCCTCTTCGGGAAATAGAAACATCCAGCAGTCCCCAGTGTACCAACAAACTTCTCACCTGATGGGTGCACTGACAACAAATGAAGACATACAGATGCAGTGTGAGCTATTCTCACCCGCCAGTGTTTCTGGTAATGAAGCTGGTACTccatcgcagcagcagcagcagcagcagcagcagcagcagcagcagcaggtggtgccTGCCAACGGCCCTTCCATGTTTCAGTCTTCTGGCTCTGCCGAAGGTGAAGAAGCTCCAGGTCAGACCAAACAGATGCAGAGCAATGTATTTCAAGCTATGGTTCAAATGCAGCACAGCGGGGAGAATCAGGCGCAGGtcagcctcttctcctcctcaGAAAGCATGATGGCCGTTCAGGACAACGgaacacagcagcaacagcagcaaactgggagCCTCTTTCAGCAGAGTGGGGAGTTGATGTCTCTCCAGTCTGGAAGCTTCTTGCAGCAGGCTTCCCATTCACAGGCTCAGCTTTTTCACTCACAGAGCCCTATTGGGGATGCTCAGAACATCTCGCAGGAGACCCAAAGTGCTCTCTTCCACAGCCAGAGCTCTGCCTCTTCCTCAGAGCAGCTGCAGCCTCCAATGTTCCACTCCCAGAGTCCCATGGGTGTGGTTCAGGACCAGCAGGCAAGCAACCTATTCCTTCCCCAGAGCTCAGTTGCACAGGAGGAACAGATGCCCTTCTTTGCCACACAGAATTCCATTTCTCCACTGCAGACATCTGCCAATGCTGAGCAGCAGTCGAcattccagcagcagcaggctcAGCTCTCACACCTCCAGAGCCCTATGCTTGCCCAAGAGcagtcccagcaacagcagcagagcaTGTTCCAATCACAGGTGCCCCAAAACCAGCAAGGAGCCATGTTCCAACCACAGCATTCTATGGTGGCTCTTCAGAACAGCACACCCtcccaagagcagcagcagcagcagcagaatttgAGGTTCAGCAATCAGAATTCCATGGGCCCTATGACATCCCAGAAGCAGAACATGATGtacaacccaaaccctaacccaatggccagccaggagcagcagcagcaacaacaacaacaacaacaacaaagccagtcTCTCTTCCACCCACAAAGCAGCATGGCACCAATGAATCAGGATCAGCAACCCATGCAGTTTCAGAACCAGAGCCCAGGCTCTAATCAAGCTGAGTCACAGCAGCAGCCTGCCTTATTCCACAACTCACCCCAGATCCAGCTAGTCCAAGGATCCTCCAGCTCTCAGGAGCAACCTGTCACCCTCTTCATATCATCAACTTCCATGTCTGCCTTGCAAAACAGCATGAACCAGCAAGAGTTGCAGCAGCCCTCCCTCTACTCTTCACCAAACAATATGGCTGGCATCCAGGGAGCTTCTTCAcccccgcagcagcagcagcagcagcaggctgctTTGTTCCATAACACACCTGGAAGTGGTTCCATGAACCAACTGCAGAATTCCTCTGCTTCATCTCGGCAGACCTCTGGAATATTCCTGTTTGGCATCCAAGATA ACTGTGGCCAGCTCTTAACATCTGGACCCACTTCAATGTCAGATCAGATGATCACAATAAGCCAGCCACAGGGTGAAGCACAGTCATCAGTCACAACTCTGCTATCCCAGCAGATGTCTGAAAGCCCCCAGCTGTCTTCTGCTATGACCACCAATCAGAATATGAAGAAGATTGATGACCTGCTAGTGTCTCTACAAAACCAGGGGAACAACAACATGGCTGGCTCCTTCTAA